One window of bacterium genomic DNA carries:
- a CDS encoding tetratricopeptide repeat protein — protein sequence MPDFRIRLLPGVFILLVTGLVAAGPVAARYAATAADTARGTPDEDVPYGVAAGYIVGHKLLEEGSAKEALPYLHMAYRAQPKVIDIAMDFQEALAAEGYVKDALQVMDLLITDHPDSLGFLVKRANLNLKAGKAEEALADLRRLRAEGRVDFAIIDAEASILAATGETSQALDVYRDGLELLPADGPDIYLGMVGVLQKAERLDEVPDLLEQALADHPDEPRLWLLKARVEAAQGRHDAAVATARAADTHFATLLVAGAPDPDLELDDAATGAARPAPPAGLPADSFLVELADFYAQRGQPDQALAILEPLSAAGELRLAPSLWLARLLLGTGRSEEGAALVTDILGRWPDSGRAWYLQGKVAEGAGDWEGSLPDYARAVEKAPRDAEIRIGYVRAMLVAWERDLAAAAPDTSAQTKLETFRRHVMVASTLVPDEDRGGQLVLGYAFKALRDYERAAWRFGLAAESDELRLGALLQKSICHDTRGEEEQARADLETLHREFPRNPEVANSLGYFFAEKGIELKRAAELVEIALAAEPGNGAYLDSMGWIHYRNGNFERALDFMIQAVNVLPDDPVITEHLGMVLKAQGQAGEALDMLRRALALGGDRERLQAVIAELENAAAKDRP from the coding sequence GTGCCCGACTTCCGCATCCGCCTCCTTCCCGGAGTCTTCATCCTGCTCGTGACGGGCCTGGTCGCCGCGGGCCCCGTGGCGGCCCGGTACGCGGCCACGGCGGCCGACACCGCCCGTGGCACGCCCGACGAAGACGTGCCCTACGGGGTGGCAGCAGGCTACATCGTGGGCCACAAACTGCTCGAGGAGGGCAGCGCCAAGGAGGCGCTGCCCTATCTGCACATGGCCTACCGGGCGCAGCCGAAGGTGATCGACATCGCCATGGACTTCCAGGAGGCCCTCGCGGCCGAGGGCTACGTCAAGGACGCCCTGCAGGTGATGGACCTCCTCATCACCGACCATCCGGACTCCCTGGGCTTCCTGGTCAAGCGGGCCAACCTGAATCTCAAGGCCGGCAAGGCGGAGGAGGCCCTGGCCGATCTCCGGCGCCTGCGGGCCGAAGGGCGCGTCGACTTCGCCATCATCGACGCCGAGGCTTCGATCCTGGCCGCCACCGGCGAGACGAGCCAGGCCCTCGACGTGTATCGCGACGGGCTGGAACTGCTGCCCGCCGACGGTCCCGACATCTACCTGGGCATGGTCGGTGTCCTGCAGAAGGCCGAACGGCTCGACGAGGTGCCCGACCTCCTGGAGCAGGCCCTGGCCGACCATCCGGACGAGCCGCGCCTGTGGCTGCTGAAGGCCCGGGTCGAAGCCGCCCAGGGTCGTCACGACGCGGCCGTGGCGACGGCGCGGGCGGCCGACACCCACTTCGCCACGCTCCTCGTGGCAGGCGCTCCGGATCCCGATCTCGAACTCGATGATGCGGCGACCGGTGCGGCCCGCCCGGCCCCCCCGGCCGGTTTGCCCGCCGATTCGTTCCTCGTCGAACTCGCCGACTTCTACGCGCAGCGCGGCCAGCCCGACCAGGCCCTGGCGATCCTCGAACCGCTTTCCGCGGCCGGGGAACTGCGGCTGGCGCCGAGCCTGTGGCTGGCTCGGCTGCTCCTGGGGACGGGACGGTCGGAAGAGGGCGCGGCCCTGGTCACCGACATCCTCGGTCGCTGGCCCGATTCGGGCCGGGCGTGGTATCTGCAGGGCAAGGTGGCCGAAGGGGCCGGGGACTGGGAAGGCTCGCTGCCGGACTATGCCCGGGCCGTGGAGAAGGCGCCGCGCGACGCCGAGATCCGCATCGGCTACGTGCGCGCCATGCTCGTGGCCTGGGAGCGGGACCTCGCCGCCGCCGCACCGGATACCTCGGCCCAGACGAAGCTCGAGACCTTTCGCCGTCACGTGATGGTCGCTTCGACCCTCGTTCCGGACGAGGACCGCGGCGGCCAGCTGGTGCTCGGATACGCCTTCAAGGCGCTGCGGGACTACGAGCGGGCGGCGTGGCGCTTCGGTCTGGCGGCCGAGAGCGACGAACTGCGCCTCGGCGCCCTGCTGCAGAAGAGCATCTGCCACGACACCCGGGGCGAGGAGGAGCAGGCCCGCGCCGATCTGGAAACCCTGCACCGGGAATTCCCCCGCAACCCCGAGGTCGCCAATTCGCTCGGCTACTTCTTCGCCGAGAAGGGAATCGAGCTGAAGCGCGCGGCCGAGCTGGTGGAGATCGCCCTCGCCGCCGAGCCGGGCAACGGCGCCTATCTCGACTCCATGGGGTGGATCCACTACCGCAACGGCAACTTCGAGCGGGCCCTCGATTTCATGATCCAGGCCGTGAACGTCCTGCCCGACGATCCGGTCATCACCGAGCATCTGGGCATGGTCCTCAAGGCGCAGGGGCAGGCGGGGGAGGCCCTCGACATGCTGCGCCGCGCCCTGGCGCTCGGGGGCGACCGCGAACGGCTCCAGGCGGTGATCGCCGAACTGGAAAACGCCGCGGCCAAGGACCGGCCGTGA
- a CDS encoding sigma-70 family RNA polymerase sigma factor: MNVSRDEFVQGSPSARRAHFAEVRDEDLIVLVQEGQKKAYDELVSRYKGRLFSFILRMVKDPDLAEELTQETLIRVYIHAAKYREIAKFSTWVFTIATNLVRNKMRQRSRRPYMLSLNPAPDEDEAPIDPADAEADTSERIHRSELAELINAATVKIPEKYRIPFLLREVEQLSYEEIQQVTGLKLGTVRSRINRARTRFRQAIKPMLRNETLLAELEEIEARAAQEKDDNQDS, encoded by the coding sequence GTGAACGTTTCGCGAGATGAATTCGTGCAGGGAAGCCCGAGCGCACGCCGGGCCCACTTTGCCGAGGTCCGCGACGAAGACCTCATCGTGCTGGTCCAGGAAGGCCAGAAGAAGGCCTACGACGAGCTGGTCTCGCGCTACAAGGGGCGCCTGTTCAGCTTCATCCTGCGGATGGTCAAGGATCCCGATCTGGCCGAGGAACTGACCCAGGAGACGCTCATCCGGGTCTACATCCACGCGGCCAAGTATCGGGAGATCGCCAAGTTCTCGACATGGGTCTTCACGATCGCGACCAATCTGGTGCGCAACAAGATGCGCCAGCGGTCCCGCCGGCCGTACATGCTGAGTCTGAACCCGGCGCCCGACGAGGACGAGGCCCCCATCGACCCGGCGGATGCCGAGGCCGACACGTCCGAGCGGATCCACCGCTCCGAGCTGGCCGAACTGATCAACGCGGCGACCGTGAAGATCCCGGAGAAGTACCGGATCCCGTTCCTGCTGCGCGAGGTCGAACAGCTCAGCTACGAGGAGATCCAGCAGGTGACGGGACTGAAACTGGGTACGGTCCGCTCGCGGATCAACCGGGCCCGGACCCGATTCCGTCAGGCGATCAAGCCCATGTTGCGGAATGAAACCCTCCTGGCGGAGCTCGAGGAGATCGAGGCTCGCGCCGCCCAGGAGAAGGACGACAACCAGGACAGCTAG
- a CDS encoding zf-HC2 domain-containing protein, translating to MRCNKAREFVSQELDAILPPDATGRLRDHLDACADCREYREDLLVGQRLFAATEPTLSENFEWKLQLRLNRALQEAAGEVRYPWQDPEPDRWHWWRNFGASTAVGLAAVLALAMVFGPVERVRPSATRTAGPAIATSNADRLPLFQPGNGGLYQPAARPVSLNQRPSTGTRFVETGWTGTATEDLKTIRRLRDENRRLSNLLIQYQRQNERLRAQLDTSGTRALDLGQEQ from the coding sequence ATGAGGTGCAACAAAGCCAGGGAATTCGTGAGCCAGGAGCTCGATGCGATCCTGCCGCCCGACGCCACGGGCCGTCTGCGGGACCATCTGGACGCCTGTGCCGACTGTCGCGAGTACCGCGAGGACCTGCTCGTGGGGCAGCGGCTCTTTGCCGCGACCGAGCCGACCCTCTCCGAGAATTTCGAGTGGAAGCTGCAGCTGCGCCTGAACCGGGCCCTGCAGGAAGCCGCCGGGGAAGTCCGTTACCCGTGGCAGGATCCGGAGCCGGACCGGTGGCACTGGTGGCGCAACTTCGGCGCCTCGACGGCTGTCGGCCTCGCGGCGGTCCTCGCGTTGGCCATGGTCTTCGGACCGGTCGAGCGGGTGCGGCCGAGCGCGACGCGCACCGCCGGGCCGGCCATCGCGACTTCCAATGCGGATCGCCTGCCCCTGTTCCAGCCGGGCAACGGCGGTCTCTACCAGCCGGCGGCCCGTCCGGTATCCCTGAACCAGCGCCCGTCCACGGGGACCCGTTTCGTGGAGACCGGCTGGACGGGCACGGCGACCGAGGATCTCAAGACGATCCGGCGGTTGCGGGACGAGAATCGTCGCCTGAGCAATCTTTTGATCCAGTACCAGCGTCAGAACGAGCGGTTGCGGGCGCAGCTTGACACGAGCGGCACGAGGGCCCTAGATCTAGGTCAGGAGCAGTAG